A single Lactuca sativa cultivar Salinas chromosome 8, Lsat_Salinas_v11, whole genome shotgun sequence DNA region contains:
- the LOC111903373 gene encoding uncharacterized protein LOC111903373 isoform X1 — protein sequence MTRGLLMLPHYNAKSHLIRIGLSSPSKNPPKFHTFSSISRKSIHVRLLCGCSSNLQDESIELSKYKETFSRRMAMAGLKPHHHIAVGVSGGPDSMALCLLAAEWKTHGLNAALRQNKDVIDGLLAIIVDHGLRPESKEEAETVQHRILNMRIRCEIAHCKWTDGRPKLSHLQEAARDMRYEKLQNICIQHQIGVLLTAHHADDQAELFILRLSRNSGVLGLAGMALATQLFATHGISNSILLVRPLLDFSKQDLYKICEEGKQQWVEDPTNQNTIFARNRIRMSLGNLSSCIFKSELQAVISACRMTRVYVDQICCSLVNQSVTVMPEGYAIIDLSILNPSKVLDICLSKFVTLLLQFISQRQRPVRGSAQKLLLDYIRMFPCKSSFTAAGCYLCPSPSSKGTKLLICCSVNSTLPMKMMKSFYAAASFNEKLKVSSDLTQIIENGRSYLNKMVFLNTSDKIHFLNTKSSESILSEAKCVKILSESTHTSICSLQKNEHEKFQLKTKTLPDNGSCKVVELVNNVKQLHQGQIGHFMDRFLVSWEFVSGGCCGCVFGQYSVMEVRHMVDDDWLYLSKLSKSENLCSDFVKVSAREALRVLKSIPVAARRSLPVLVNPKGQILSIPNIGFSICPCLKVSAKFNPRVPLGGGYSSFL from the exons ATGACTCGAGGATTACTCATGCTCCCACATTACAATGCAAAATCACACTTAATTCGAATCGGATTATCATCACCCTCAAAGAATCCTCCTAAATTTCATACCTTTTCTTCCATTTCAAGAAAATCAATCCATGTTCGATTGTTGTGTGGTTGTTCCTCTAATCTCCAAGATGAATCAATTGAACTCTCAAAGTACAAAGAAACTTTCTCAAGGCGTATGGCTATGGCAGGTCTCAAACCCCATCATCATATTG CTGTGGGTGTCTCTGGTGGTCCTGACAGCATGGCGTTATGTTTACTAGCTGCTGAATGGAAAACTCATGGACTGAATGCTGCTTTAAGGCAAAACAAAGATGTTATTGATGGATTATTGGCAATAATAGTTGACCATGGATTACGTCCTGAAAGCAAAGAAGAGGCAGAAACAGTTCAACATCGAATCCTAAATATGA GAATCAGATGTGAGATTGCCCATTGCAAATGGACAGATGGTAGGCCAAAACTCAGTCATTTGCAAGAAGCAGCTCGCGATATGAG ATATGAAAAGTTACAGAATATTTGCATTCAACACCAGATAGGGGTGCTACTAACTGCACATCATGCTGATGACCAG GCGGAGTTATTTATTCTTAGGCTATCTCGCAATAGTGGTGTTCTTGGATTAGCTGGCATGGCATTGGCCACTCAGTTATTTGCTACACATGGAATTTCAAATAGCATTCTACTTGTTCGCCCACTTTTGGATTTCTCAAAACAAGATTTGTATAAG ATATGTGAAGAGGGCAAGCAACAGTGGGTGGAAGATCCCACAAATCAAAATACAATATTTGCACGCAATAGGATCCGAATGTCATTGGGAAACTTATCATCAT GTATATTTAAATCAGAGTTGCAAGCAGTTATATCTGCGTGTCGAATGACTCGTGTCTATGTTGACCAAATTTGTTGCAGTTTGGTGAATCAATCCGTGACTGTTATGCCA GAAGGATACGCCATTATTGATTTAAGTATTCTAAATCCATCAAAAGTGCTTGATATTTGTCTATCCAAGTTTGTGACACTCCTATTACAG TTCATATCACAAAGGCAAAGACCAGTTCGTGGGAGTGCACAAAAGTTACTATTGGATTACATACGTATGTTTCCATGCAAG TCTTCTTTTACCGCAGCAGGTTGTTACCTATGTCCATCGCCTAGTTCCAAAGGCACCAAGCTTCTTATATGTTGTTCTGTGAATTCCACTTTACCTATGAAGATGATGAAATCATTCTATGCTGCTGCTTCTTTTAATGAGAAACTCAAAGTTTCAAGCGACTTGACTCAGATTATAGAAAATGGAAGATCATATTTAAACAAAATGGTTTTCTTAAATACATCTGATAAAATTCattttctaaacacaaaatcTTCTGAGTCTATTCTATCCGAAGCCAAATGTGTCAAGATTCTTAGCGAGTCAACTCACACAAGCATTTGTTCATTGCAAAAAAACGAACACGAAAAATTCCAATTAAAAACCAAAACTTTACCCGACAACGGATCATGTAAGGTGGTGgaattggttaataatgttaaacaACTTCATCAAGGGCAAATTGGTCATTTCATGGATAGGTTCTTGGTTTCATGGGAGTTTGTTTccggtggttgttgtggttgtgtGTTTGGTCAATATTCGGTCATGGAGGTGCGCCACATGGTTGATGATGATTGGTTATATCTTTCTAAATTAAGTAAGAGTGAGAATTTGTGCTCTGATTTTGTTAAAGTATCTGCACGAGAAGCTCTGAGGGTATTAAAGTCAATTCCTGTTGCTGCAAGAAGAAGCCTTCCGGTTTTAGTTAACCCCAAAGGGCAGATTTTAAGCATTCCA AATATTGGCTTTAGCATTTGCCCATGTTTGAAGGTATCTGCCAAATTTAATCCAAGAGTACCTCTTGGTGGTGGTTACAGTtcgtttttatga
- the LOC111903373 gene encoding uncharacterized protein LOC111903373 isoform X2, translating into MRYEKLQNICIQHQIGVLLTAHHADDQAELFILRLSRNSGVLGLAGMALATQLFATHGISNSILLVRPLLDFSKQDLYKICEEGKQQWVEDPTNQNTIFARNRIRMSLGNLSSCIFKSELQAVISACRMTRVYVDQICCSLVNQSVTVMPEGYAIIDLSILNPSKVLDICLSKFVTLLLQFISQRQRPVRGSAQKLLLDYIRMFPCKSSFTAAGCYLCPSPSSKGTKLLICCSVNSTLPMKMMKSFYAAASFNEKLKVSSDLTQIIENGRSYLNKMVFLNTSDKIHFLNTKSSESILSEAKCVKILSESTHTSICSLQKNEHEKFQLKTKTLPDNGSCKVVELVNNVKQLHQGQIGHFMDRFLVSWEFVSGGCCGCVFGQYSVMEVRHMVDDDWLYLSKLSKSENLCSDFVKVSAREALRVLKSIPVAARRSLPVLVNPKGQILSIPNIGFSICPCLKVSAKFNPRVPLGGGYSSFL; encoded by the exons ATGAG ATATGAAAAGTTACAGAATATTTGCATTCAACACCAGATAGGGGTGCTACTAACTGCACATCATGCTGATGACCAG GCGGAGTTATTTATTCTTAGGCTATCTCGCAATAGTGGTGTTCTTGGATTAGCTGGCATGGCATTGGCCACTCAGTTATTTGCTACACATGGAATTTCAAATAGCATTCTACTTGTTCGCCCACTTTTGGATTTCTCAAAACAAGATTTGTATAAG ATATGTGAAGAGGGCAAGCAACAGTGGGTGGAAGATCCCACAAATCAAAATACAATATTTGCACGCAATAGGATCCGAATGTCATTGGGAAACTTATCATCAT GTATATTTAAATCAGAGTTGCAAGCAGTTATATCTGCGTGTCGAATGACTCGTGTCTATGTTGACCAAATTTGTTGCAGTTTGGTGAATCAATCCGTGACTGTTATGCCA GAAGGATACGCCATTATTGATTTAAGTATTCTAAATCCATCAAAAGTGCTTGATATTTGTCTATCCAAGTTTGTGACACTCCTATTACAG TTCATATCACAAAGGCAAAGACCAGTTCGTGGGAGTGCACAAAAGTTACTATTGGATTACATACGTATGTTTCCATGCAAG TCTTCTTTTACCGCAGCAGGTTGTTACCTATGTCCATCGCCTAGTTCCAAAGGCACCAAGCTTCTTATATGTTGTTCTGTGAATTCCACTTTACCTATGAAGATGATGAAATCATTCTATGCTGCTGCTTCTTTTAATGAGAAACTCAAAGTTTCAAGCGACTTGACTCAGATTATAGAAAATGGAAGATCATATTTAAACAAAATGGTTTTCTTAAATACATCTGATAAAATTCattttctaaacacaaaatcTTCTGAGTCTATTCTATCCGAAGCCAAATGTGTCAAGATTCTTAGCGAGTCAACTCACACAAGCATTTGTTCATTGCAAAAAAACGAACACGAAAAATTCCAATTAAAAACCAAAACTTTACCCGACAACGGATCATGTAAGGTGGTGgaattggttaataatgttaaacaACTTCATCAAGGGCAAATTGGTCATTTCATGGATAGGTTCTTGGTTTCATGGGAGTTTGTTTccggtggttgttgtggttgtgtGTTTGGTCAATATTCGGTCATGGAGGTGCGCCACATGGTTGATGATGATTGGTTATATCTTTCTAAATTAAGTAAGAGTGAGAATTTGTGCTCTGATTTTGTTAAAGTATCTGCACGAGAAGCTCTGAGGGTATTAAAGTCAATTCCTGTTGCTGCAAGAAGAAGCCTTCCGGTTTTAGTTAACCCCAAAGGGCAGATTTTAAGCATTCCA AATATTGGCTTTAGCATTTGCCCATGTTTGAAGGTATCTGCCAAATTTAATCCAAGAGTACCTCTTGGTGGTGGTTACAGTtcgtttttatga
- the LOC111903409 gene encoding uncharacterized protein LOC111903409, protein MKQGLIGNFFKRILDVGSSDESGGGKRPHPQPQPQPQLHHIPPSFDINNIPSDLTDRPRITSYHPNQRDEIRRAYWIKGPSQPKVHDFPSIKIGGKNRRFVKEWFDEFNWLEYSIKENKAYCLCCCLFGDIVGQQGGRDVFVTGGFDTWSKKKSLKDHEENAPKNEKLTSPKIQKEIVQCFSKKIIKSICEEIGNDVFTILADESSDVSKKEQMAMVFNNLSISQVRGQGYDGASNTWDAFNGLKALILKDNHLAYYIHCFAHQLQLVVVTVAKNHDGDDDFFEQLALVVNVVCASCKRKYIIRDSYKERVQKEIGNGEIETGRGLNQETSLVQARDTKWGSHYKTIISLKNLFPEVIKIFGLTNTLSKHLQRNDQNILEAASLVKVTMKTFKAFRNNGFPSMLEKKRRVSHHLSVDIKFVGNGSRIKKLQYFEDIDNNGP, encoded by the exons ATGAAACAA GGtttaattggaaatttttttaaaAGGATATTGGATGTTGGTAGTAGTGATGAAAGTGGTGGAGGAAAAAGACCTCATCCccaaccacaaccacaaccacaatTACATCATATTCCACCTAGTTttgatattaataatattccttcagATCTGACGGATAGACCAAGAATTACATCATATCATCCAAATCAAAGAGATGAAATAAGGAGAGCATATTGGATTAAAGGACCTTCTCAACCAAAAGTCCATGATTTTCCATCAATAAAGATTGGTGGTAAGAACAGACGTTTTGTAAAGGAATGGTTTGATGAATTTAATTGGTTAGAGTATAGCATAAAAGAGAACAAAGCTTATTGtttatgttgttgtttgtttggaGACATTGTGGGGCAACAAGGGGGCAGGGATGTATTTGTGACAGGAGGCTTTGACACTTGGAGTAAAAAGAAATCATTGAAAGATCATGAGG AAAATGCTCCAAAAAATGAAAAGTTGACGTCTCCAAAGATTCAAAAAGAGATTGTTCAATGCTTTTCAAAAAAGATAATAAAGTCCATCTGTGAAGAAATTGGTAATGATGTGTTTACCATATTAGCAGACGAGTCTAGTGATGTATCCAAAAAGGAACAAATGGCTATGGTTTT CAATAACTTGAGTATATCTCAG GTAAGAGGGCAAGGATATGATGGAGCAAGTAATACGTGGGATGCATTTAATGGTTTGAAAGCATTGATATTGAAAGATAATCATTTGGCATATTATATACATTGTTTTGCACACCAGCTTCAATTAGTGGTTGTGACTGTAGCAAAAAAccatgatggtgatgatgatttctTTGAGCAATTAGCTTTGGTGGTTAATGTGGTGTGTGCTTCTTGTAAAAGAAAATATATCATACGAGATAGCTACAAGGAAAGGGTTCAAAAAGAAATTGGTAATGGTGAAATTGAGACCGGCAGAGGGTTAAATCAGGAGACCTCTCTTGTTCAAGCCAGGGATACAAAATGGGGCTCACATTATAAAACAATAATAAGTTTGAAGAATTTGTTTCCGGAGGTTATCAAG ATTTTTGGTCTCACGAATACCTTGTCAAAACATCTTCAAAGAAATGATCAAAATATTTTGGAAGCGGCTTCTTTGGTAAAAGTGACGATGAAAACGTTCAAAGCTTTTAGAAATAATGGGTTTCCTTCAATGTTGGAGAAG AAACGTAGGGTTTCTCATCACCTTTCCGTGGacataaagttcgtcggaaacggatcAAGAATAAAGAAGTTACAATACTTTGAAGATATTGACAATAATGGCCCTTAA